The Candidatus Wallbacteria bacterium nucleotide sequence ATGCAGTGGTCTGTGCAGGAAGGATTGCTGGAAGTCTGCATTATGTTTTCGCCCGGCCAGTAGATCGGCTGGTGCATGTGCCAGAGAAAGGCTATATAAACAGGCTTTTTGGCGCAGACGGCACCCGCCGAGAACATCAGTGCCAGCAGTATCCAGATTCCTGCCTTATAAATGCTGCCCTCCATCGCAAACGATTTCTGGTATCAGTATGCCTGAAAACTTCAAAACATCAAGTTACAGATTGTTACAATTTGTTACCAATTTAAAACTTCGCTTGATTTGTGAAAGTGCTGAATTTTTTCTAAAAATAATAAGAGAACGGATTTCAGGCAACATTCTTATCCATCAGCAGATACGAAATCTCTGAAATGCCTGCCTTTTCTTTGGCGTGCTCGATGGTCATGCTGGTCAGGTTCCCCTTTTCATCCAGATCGATGAAGAGGTTTTCCGAGATTTCCCTAGTTTCGGCTACAGTTCCGCCGGAAAACTCGATCAAAGCAGTGTCAGTATCCGTAAAATACCTGATTTTCATGGTTAATCCCCCTTGAACCGTCTGTCGAAAAATGCATTGTTTCAAGAAAATTTTAAGGCTTTGCCCCTGCTTCAGCAGTAGTCAGCACTTCAATCGTGGCCCCGTGGTTGACGATCAGAGGGATCACGCCCGGGGTTTTGGCGTGCTTATCCACAATCTTTTTCATTGCCTCAGGATCTGTCCAGCCTGTCATGTATAAGCGGATCTGGGTGTCCTCAAAATTCGCGAGATTGCCCACTGTGTAAACATTGTCGACTTTCATGACATGATAACCGTTGGTGGCAGCGATCAGCTGCAGGGCGCGCTCGTAATAGACTTCTTTGAGGGAAAGTGTGATCTTCCCTTCCACTGATTTCTCGATGATGATGTTGACCCCTGCAGTTCTGGCTATGGCACGCAACACGTCCCTGATTTGTGCATCATTGAAGGAAAAGGAGATATAATCCGCAGCAAATGCGCGCAGGCTGAAGAGTAAAAGGAAAAAGAAAGTTTTCCTCATGCCTCTCAGACAGGGGTTCCGGGTTTGGTGTTCTTCAATAGTTTTAAAAGCCAGTAGCCGAGAAAAGCTACGATCATTAAAATTACGACTGTCAGAAGCGCTTTTTCGGCTGACGCTTTCTGCTCAGTCGGAGTTGTATCCCTGAAAGATCTGTTTTCCTCGATCGCGCCTATTTCAAGGGCAGGGAGGTTCTGCTGGTACCAGTTCCCCTGATTGACCCGCACAGACAGATCATACTCCGGCTTTTTCAAAGCTCTGTTACCGAAGCAGAGGTTGATTCCGCCTGCGTCTTCAGGAGCTGAAAAAACCAGCAGATATTTTACCCACTGCAGGGTGATCCCATGAACAGTGATCGGAGGATTGTTCTTGTTGATGATCTGGATTTTATAAAAAGCTGTTTTCGGAGACTGTGGCCTGATCAGATTGGAGGATTCTTCCTTGCCAAGCAGTGGAAATTTGTAGATCTGGTCCTGGGTGAAAAATTTGAAATCATTTTCCTTGCCGGTCTGGCTTACCTGCAATACTACAAACCTCTGATAATATTCGTCCCCTGTTTCAAACAGGATCCTGTCAGCAGGCAGTCCGGCTTCCAGAAAAAAATTGGAATTTTTCTGTTCATCGATCAAAGCCGAGGAATTAAATCTTTCCTCGTCAAACTCAATCTTCTCTTTTTTCCTGCCGAAAGCCTGGGCATGGAGTGAACCGATCTTCAAACGCTTTTCCGGGGTGTTGCCGAGCATCAGGTCCAGGCCCTGTACTTTGATTTTAAGTTCTTCACGATCCTTTTTTGCAGTTTCATCCTTGATCGTAAGGCGGAAGAAGCGGAAATAATTTTCTCCCAGATCGAACCAGGTTTTGCGCAGATTTACCTGGCTGGTAAAGTCATAAATTCTGTCCTCTTTGATCAGTTCCCATTTTTTCATATCCTTGCTGGTTTCAACAATCACCAGGCGATTGAAATCCTGGTCAGGGATATCAAGATAAATCCGGTCCGCAGGCTGATACTCCTGCGGCAGCCTCGCAATGATAGTGACAGATCCTGTGTCTGAACTGTAATTGATTATTTCCATGGCCAGGGTTTTATCAGGTTCGCCAGGATCGACACTGCGCAGGATCACATACGGCACTTCCTGACCATTCTTGTTAAACAGGCGCAGATCAGTGAAACCATCAGAGGATTTCCTGATGATGTCTCCGCTGAGGTGCAGGCTGTACAGCTGGTTTTTGGTCATGGTCCCAATCAAAGGAGCGGAAAATTTGAAATCCGGATTCGGATCTGCAAAAGCAAAAACACAGAATATGAATGATGCTAATAGAATACGGTTCATTTCATCTCTCCTTGGAGTTGCTTCCTTTTAAAGCATCCAGCATCGGCTGCTTATATATATTGTAGAGATATGACGCTCCGATCAGGATCAGGCCCAGCACAATGAACGATACTATGTGGTAAGGTGCGCTGATCTGTGAAATGTCGATCAGGAAAACCTTCAGGATAGTCAGCAGGAAAAGAATCAGCGAAGCCTTGCGGATCGCTGAATTGTCCTTTCTAAAGCCGATCAGGATCAGAGAGATTGAAAACACAGTCCACAGTACAGAGATCGAAGCCAGCCTGGCTTTGGGAAGATAGTCGTAGAAAAATGCGGATGTTTCCAGATTGAGCACTATAAAAAGCAGAATCCCCCAGAGAGTGAAAAGTTCGGGATAATAATTCAGAGTCTGCAGTGACTGTTTTGTTAAGACTGAAGATCCTTCCCGGCAAAGGTAGGCAAAAATGTAAGTTCCTCCCAGGATAAAGACAATGGTGATCAGCCTCTCTATCAGCTGCGTATCGAATCCTCCGTCCACAGCAAAACGATTGAAGCTGTAATTGAAAACTTCAGAATAATCGTAGAACAGGAACTTGCAGAGCGTCAGGATCAGCAGTATGAATCCCGAGTTGGCAAGCATCCCGCGGTTGACCTGGAGTCCGATGTAGAGCAGAATCACTGCCTGGATCATCCAGAATACAGTAATCCAGTGGCCGGAAAAAAGGATCGGCACAGTGATGATCAGAAACAAGGCCGCATTCCCGACCAGGAAGTAGAATGATTCAGAGACAGCGCGGCTGTGGAGTTCTGCAGCCATGAAAAGAAAGATCGCGGCATAGGCTACGCTGATCAGGCTGACCCATTCCAGGCCATACAGGTTTTTGATCATGGAATAGTTGAATCCAAAGGCGATGAAGGAATTCATCAGCAGCACTGAATAGCACTCTCCCTTTGGGGACTCCGCTGACATGAGTTCACTGATAAAAGGCCTGGCAGCATGGATCAGGAAAAAGAGATTCAAAAACACAAAAGTGAGTACGAATTTGGAATCATCATAATACTTGTCATACCAGCCGGTAAAAATCACATATGTGAAAATGAAACAGAGCGTGTTCAGAAGATTCCAGCGCTTTTTCATGGCAACGCCGATCATGCCCAGATTGAGCATCACCATGTAGGACATCAGGACAGCCTGGTTGTCCACTCCTGTGGAGAGGAGCATGGGTGTGGAGAAACCGCCCACCAGAGCCAGGATGGAAAGCCAGCGGGTGTCGAAGATGATGGAAAGGGTGACTGCAAAGATGGTGACCAGGATCATCAGGCAGAAAGCCAGTGCCTGAGGGAATAAATGGTAGATCTGGAAAGAGCCCCAGGTTGAGGCATACAGCATGGCTACACCGCCGCCGATCAGATACAATCCCAGTATGTCGTATTTCTTCTGATGGAAAAACTTGCCGCTGCCAAGGATCGCTGCTGCGAACAGGTAGGCCATTGTGACACGGCCTGCTGGGCCGACCCAGTTGTTGTCAAAGGAATATTTAATGAAAAAGGCAGTGCCGACAATCACTGCCACGATGCCGATCACCAGCAGTCCCTTCAGACCCAGAAACATTTCCAGGCTGAATTCCTCAGGAATAACATTTTTTGAACTTGCAGAGACTTTGGGTTTAACCGGCGGATATGGCTTGGGAGAAGGCCTGGATATCGTTTCCGGCTTCACAGGCACGGGTTTCACAAGTTCCGGTTTCAGAGGCTCTTGTCCCACCAGCTCTGGTTTCGCTGATTCCGGTTTCACCTGCACTGGTTTCACAGCTTCAGGACTCAGCTGCTCTTTTGCCTGCTCAGTTTTATATTCTGCATTAATTTCGGCATTTGGTTTAGATTCAACCTGTCCTTCCATTCCAAAAAGTTTGGCCAGACTTTCTTCGAGCCATTCCATTTTGTGATCCATCTGATTGAGGTTTTCAGTCAGGTTAGTACCGACTGTTTTCAGGCTCTTCAGTTGTGATTTCAGTTCAAAATAGACTTGCAGCTGTTCCTGAACTTCAGGTTCAAACTGATGGCCGCAGGAGCAGAGCTTGACCGGAAAAGCGACGGTCTTTCCACAGGCTGGGCAGACGAATTTGCCTCTCCTGACTGAAAGGGGGTTTCCGCAGGCCACGCAGAATTTGGCGTTTTCACTATTTTGATGTCCGCATTTTGTACAGCGCAATGAGCCCTCCTCAAGAATTATGTTTCAATACTATCAGAAATCCGGGTGCTTTTAAATCCTTTCCCTTTCTTCGGTATGATTGGCTTCCATCAACTATTGAATTCCAAAACCGATTGCTCTCATCATCCCGATTACACCTATCAGAACCCAGAACAGATTCAAAACCGTATATGCCCTATCTTTCTTGATGATCGAGCACCAGGACAGGATGACCGCGTCCGTAGTGTTGAATGCCCAGACAAAAACAAACGGACTTTTTGGTCCCAGCCAGCTGACGAGCGAAAAACTGAAGATCCGCATAATCACTCCAAGCATCTCTAAGGATCGAATATTCCTCCCGATGAGCGCATTAAGTGTATTGATTGTCAGGGTCTTAGTCATCAGCGCACCTCCATCAGGCGCAAGCAAGCCTGTGCGACTATTCTGGCAGCTTGGTCCAGTTCGATCTTGATGCGTCCATATCTGTGCATGACAAGAGGCTGCAGGATCAGGCCGAAAAGATGCGCCACCATCATTTCTGGAGGAATTCCGGCCGGTAAGCTCTTGTCCTCAATACCTTTCAGAATGAACTTGCTGATCAGCTCATAAGGATTATGCCAGCCGTCCAGCAGGCATTTTTCCGGAAAATCGTGCTGATTGATCAGAATGAAGGCAAAACGTTCAGGATCCATTTGATAATAATCAAAGGTGAATCTGACTCCAGCATAGATCCGCTCATGCATACCCTTATCAGGATCAAAGAGTATCGCTTCCAGAGCAGTAGTGAATTTCTCCACTTCCCTGGTAAACAAAGCCCAGGCCATTTCATTTTTACCTTTGTAATATCCGTATAATGTGCCCTCAGCTACACCGCATTGCTCGGCTATATCCTTGATCGTCGTTCCTGCCAGCCCTTTCCTGGCAAACAATCTGATCGCCGTGTCTTCGATTATGGATCGCTTCCTGACTGGTCTAGACATCATTTCCTCCATTAAAGTGAACGCTCACTCATTAATATTATTACTTAAATCTTGACGACTGTCAAGAATCTGTTTCTGACTTTTTAATCAAAAAAAGGAACTGAGTATTTTTGTGATTAGAGAGCCATTCAGATCATTCA carries:
- a CDS encoding DUF2283 domain-containing protein, which gives rise to MKIRYFTDTDTALIEFSGGTVAETREISENLFIDLDEKGNLTSMTIEHAKEKAGISEISYLLMDKNVA
- a CDS encoding DUF2339 domain-containing protein, producing the protein MRCTKCGHQNSENAKFCVACGNPLSVRRGKFVCPACGKTVAFPVKLCSCGHQFEPEVQEQLQVYFELKSQLKSLKTVGTNLTENLNQMDHKMEWLEESLAKLFGMEGQVESKPNAEINAEYKTEQAKEQLSPEAVKPVQVKPESAKPELVGQEPLKPELVKPVPVKPETISRPSPKPYPPVKPKVSASSKNVIPEEFSLEMFLGLKGLLVIGIVAVIVGTAFFIKYSFDNNWVGPAGRVTMAYLFAAAILGSGKFFHQKKYDILGLYLIGGGVAMLYASTWGSFQIYHLFPQALAFCLMILVTIFAVTLSIIFDTRWLSILALVGGFSTPMLLSTGVDNQAVLMSYMVMLNLGMIGVAMKKRWNLLNTLCFIFTYVIFTGWYDKYYDDSKFVLTFVFLNLFFLIHAARPFISELMSAESPKGECYSVLLMNSFIAFGFNYSMIKNLYGLEWVSLISVAYAAIFLFMAAELHSRAVSESFYFLVGNAALFLIITVPILFSGHWITVFWMIQAVILLYIGLQVNRGMLANSGFILLILTLCKFLFYDYSEVFNYSFNRFAVDGGFDTQLIERLITIVFILGGTYIFAYLCREGSSVLTKQSLQTLNYYPELFTLWGILLFIVLNLETSAFFYDYLPKARLASISVLWTVFSISLILIGFRKDNSAIRKASLILFLLTILKVFLIDISQISAPYHIVSFIVLGLILIGASYLYNIYKQPMLDALKGSNSKER
- a CDS encoding TetR/AcrR family transcriptional regulator; translated protein: MSRPVRKRSIIEDTAIRLFARKGLAGTTIKDIAEQCGVAEGTLYGYYKGKNEMAWALFTREVEKFTTALEAILFDPDKGMHERIYAGVRFTFDYYQMDPERFAFILINQHDFPEKCLLDGWHNPYELISKFILKGIEDKSLPAGIPPEMMVAHLFGLILQPLVMHRYGRIKIELDQAARIVAQACLRLMEVR